One genomic region from Candidatus Borreliella tachyglossi encodes:
- a CDS encoding DUF228 domain-containing protein — translation MPDEDIAKLRREYLDSRSRMQALMKNPQVNAGLFNNKFDFRDKHIHFANSGGTRTSRVDKLENYYAVGYPYKRGVKLVVNKIEEIPNTKMHYEPHVEAGGGVDLYSICVDIDEFTHTATVVPITNNYEAYLVFVKGQDGGDVKAGTKLFFNEKGELQKITGENKQVVNAIALSAPYEIATLGDAKLYLIHATIFGNRAVKVV, via the coding sequence ATGCCAGATGAAGATATAGCGAAATTAAGACGAGAGTATTTAGATAGTAGAAGTAGAATGCAGGCATTAATGAAAAACCCTCAAGTTAATGCTGGACTTTTTAACAACAAGTTTGATTTTAGAGATAAACACATACATTTTGCTAATTCTGGAGGCACTCGTACAAGTAGGGTCGATAAGCTAGAAAACTATTACGCTGTAGGGTATCCATATAAAAGGGGTGTTAAGTTAGTTGTAAATAAAATAGAGGAGATCCCTAATACTAAAATGCATTATGAGCCTCATGTTGAGGCAGGTGGTGGTGTTGATCTTTATAGTATATGTGTAGACATTGACGAGTTTACACACACAGCAACGGTTGTACCTATTACTAACAATTACGAGGCGTACTTGGTATTTGTTAAGGGTCAAGATGGGGGTGATGTAAAGGCTGGAACTAAGTTATTCTTTAATGAAAAAGGAGAACTACAGAAAATTACTGGAGAAAATAAACAAGTAGTTAATGCTATTGCTTTATCTGCACCTTATGAGATAGCAACCCTTGGGGATGCTAAACTTTATTTAATTCATGCAACTATATTTGGAAATAGAGCTGTTAAAGTAGTTTAA
- a CDS encoding DUF228 domain-containing protein: MSKKAKLGLNQEMQQEVHLGHDQQVDLNDQVDLNHEMQPAVNLDPEVDLNRDQVVNLNHEEVDLNPDQPRRRGKRAVQEYQAQEAVARPDEEMYKEYILKLKKYTKNPTIEAGVFSNRVGFKDKFKVFDNSGLTNSSSVDKIEHYPYKGFPYKRGVKIVFSIGDDSLMEPYVTPSKDAELYGICVDVDEFTNTASVLPITNNFEGYLVTRNRSLEIGDLLDFNSQGIIIKAEGDPPTSINAVALSTSFTIDFKEDLGEYEDLKKIDFQVHFVKVAIYGNRGVEVSVPKGVPRVV; the protein is encoded by the coding sequence ATGAGTAAAAAAGCAAAACTAGGTTTAAATCAAGAAATGCAACAAGAAGTACACTTGGGTCATGATCAACAAGTAGACTTAAATGATCAAGTGGATTTAAATCATGAAATGCAACCCGCAGTAAACTTGGATCCAGAAGTTGATTTAAATCGTGATCAAGTAGTTAACTTAAATCATGAAGAAGTTGATTTAAATCCAGATCAACCACGACGACGAGGTAAAAGAGCAGTACAAGAATACCAAGCACAAGAAGCGGTAGCAAGACCTGATGAAGAAATGTATAAGGAGTATATCTTAAAGCTTAAGAAATACACTAAAAATCCAACAATTGAGGCTGGTGTATTTAGTAATAGAGTAGGCTTTAAAGATAAATTTAAAGTATTTGATAATTCTGGGCTCACTAATTCAAGTAGTGTTGACAAGATTGAGCACTATCCTTATAAGGGATTTCCCTACAAGCGTGGTGTTAAAATTGTGTTTAGTATAGGTGATGACTCGTTAATGGAGCCGTATGTAACACCATCAAAAGATGCAGAGTTATACGGAATATGTGTTGATGTTGATGAATTTACTAATACAGCCTCTGTACTACCTATTACTAATAACTTTGAAGGGTATTTAGTTACAAGAAATCGTAGTCTTGAGATAGGTGATTTACTTGATTTTAATTCACAAGGGATAATTATTAAGGCTGAAGGCGACCCACCAACTTCTATAAATGCCGTAGCATTATCTACTTCTTTTACTATTGATTTTAAAGAAGACTTAGGAGAGTATGAGGATCTTAAAAAGATTGATTTTCAAGTTCATTTTGTCAAGGTTGCTATTTATGGTAATAGAGGAGTTGAGGTTAGTGTACCAAAAGGCGTGCCACGAGTAGTTTAA
- a CDS encoding DUF228 domain-containing protein: MPDADITKLKKEYEEKLAKLKALMKNPQVDTGLFNNNFGFTDKNLHFGNSGGTRTSSVDKIENYYAIGYPYKRGVKLEFAPDGGAELGVAAGGGDDLYGICTDIDEFTSIATVIPITNSYEGYLVLKDTDQGNIALGDKLYFDEHGMLAKTGVAKKTVNAIALSKAHKLNESLYIVHTLVFGNRAVPK; this comes from the coding sequence ATGCCGGATGCAGATATTACAAAATTAAAGAAAGAGTATGAGGAAAAGCTAGCAAAACTTAAGGCTTTAATGAAAAACCCTCAAGTTGATACAGGTCTTTTTAATAATAATTTTGGATTTACAGACAAAAATTTACACTTTGGTAACTCGGGCGGGACTCGTACAAGTAGTGTTGACAAGATTGAGAATTACTATGCTATAGGGTATCCATACAAGCGGGGCGTTAAGCTTGAATTTGCCCCAGACGGCGGAGCTGAACTTGGTGTGGCTGCCGGGGGTGGTGATGACCTTTATGGTATTTGTACCGATATTGACGAGTTTACTAGTATTGCAACTGTCATTCCTATTACTAATAGTTATGAGGGGTACTTGGTTTTAAAGGACACAGATCAAGGTAATATCGCTTTAGGTGATAAATTATATTTTGATGAGCATGGAATGCTTGCAAAAACTGGCGTTGCAAAGAAAACTGTTAATGCTATTGCTTTATCTAAAGCTCATAAACTTAATGAGAGTCTTTACATAGTACATACACTTGTGTTTGGTAATAGGGCTGTTCCTAAATGA